A stretch of the Hippoglossus hippoglossus isolate fHipHip1 chromosome 1, fHipHip1.pri, whole genome shotgun sequence genome encodes the following:
- the sart1 gene encoding U4/U6.U5 tri-snRNP-associated protein 1, with product MGSSKKHKEKSRDKDTEDRRREHKKHRHKERDASERDATRAKDKRKRSRSRDRSGREGRSKGDKGSGEPRVKKEKEDAAYEESHAEVQPQSASGDASLSIEDTNKLRAKLGLKPLEMNENKKELGTKEDPMVAATINPVLIKKQKDMREKLAALKEKRILNKKLGKVKTLAEEDWVDDTSAWVERSRNMAKEKELADKRAKLLEEMDQEFGVSSLVEEDFAQSKNDSYTCRDLKGLKVQHKVESFTEGQTIVLTLQDKGVLEEEEDTLVNVGLVDKERADRNVELKKKKPEYKPYEEDESVDDMITLKSHSVLSKYDEEIDGEKKKSFRLNTGGFADGEREREIQAMRETLRNQAQTLEMPALAIASEYYTPQEMVGFKKIKSRVRKIRKKEKQTAADELRIDDTRSTDFGSRSRGRGRRKVDIDGEEIKEEEGEEKEKEESKPPHIIPLLSDDIRMAEMEMSDDDDFTPPEPAVIEEDEAELELQKQLEKQRKLRQKQLLKDSGEKVAEQIKELDKGESDNDPERKNNIVFNATSEFCRTLGDIPTYGLSGNREDQEEIMDFEQEEEKDDAGGSDSEIDENIGWSTVNLDEEIKQPDFATASATILDEEPIVNSGLAAALHLCKNKGLLDTQMQKVARVKATKGALPNDNYCIEDKMGFDDKYSRREEYRGFTQDFKEKDKYRPDVKIEYVDESGRRLTPKEAFRQLSHRFHGKGSGKMKTERRMKKLEEEALLKKMSSSDTPLGTVALLQEKQKSQKTPYIVLSGSGKSMNANTITK from the coding sequence ATGGGGTCCTCgaagaaacacaaggaaaagAGCCGCGACAAGGACACGGAGGACCGGCGCCGTGAACACAAGAAACATCGCCACAAGGAGCGAGACGCCTCGGAGCGGGACGCCACCCGGGCCAAGGACAAGCGGAAGCGCTCCAGGTCCAGAGATAGGAGCGGACGAGAGGGTCGCAGCAAAGGGGACAAGGGCAGCGGTGAGCCCCgggtgaagaaggagaaggaggacgCTGCATACGAGGAGAGCCATGCAGAAGTGCAGCCTCAGTCTGCGAGCGGAGACGCGTCCCTCAGCATCGAGGACACGAACAAACTCAGGGCCAAGCTGGGTTTGAAGCCTCTGGAGATGAACGAGAACAAGAAGGAGCTCGGTACCAAGGAGGACCCGATGGTGGCCGCGACCATCAACCCAGTCCTCATCAAGAAGCAGAAGGACATGAGAGAGAAGCTCGCCGCTTTGAAGGAAAAACGCATCCTGAACAAGAAATTGGGGAAAGTGAAGACCCTGGCTGAGGAAGACTGGGTGGATGACACGTCTGCTTGGGTGGAGAGAAGCAGAAACATGGCAAAGGAAAAAGAATTGGCGGATAAAAGAGCCAAACTTCTGGAGGAGATGGACCAGGAGTTCGGTGTGAGCAGCCTGGTAGAGGAGGATTTCGCTCAAAGCAAGAATGACTCCTACACGTGTCGAGATTTGAAGGGACTCAAGGTGCAGCACAAGGTGGAGTCCTTCACCGAGGGTCAGACCATCGTCCTGACCTTACAGGACAAAGGTGTGcttgaggaggaagaagatacTCTCGTGAACGTTGGGCTGGTGGACAAGGAAAGGGCAGATAGGAACGTggaattgaaaaagaaaaagccagaATACAAGCCTTATGAAGAAGATGAGAGCGTGGATGACATGATTACGTTAAAGTCTCACTCTGTTCTTTCAAAGTATGACGAGGAAATTGATGGCGAAAAGAAAAAGAGCTTCCGGTTAAATACTGGGGGCTTTGCTGACGGGGAACGAGAGCGGGAGATCCAGGCCATGAGAGAGACTCTGCGAAACCAGGCCCAGACCTTGGAAATGCCTGCCCTCGCCATCGCCTCAGAGTATTACACACCTCAGGAAATGGTGGGCTTCAAAAAGATAAAATCCAGAGTGAGGAAGATCAGGAAGAAGGAAAAGCAGACAGCTGCAGATGAACTTCGCATCGACGACACCCGCAGTACTGACTTTGGCTCCAGATCACGGGGTCGGGGCCGCAGAAAGGTGGATATTGATGGCGAGGaaataaaggaggaggagggggaggagaaggagaaagaggagagcaaACCGCCACACATTATCCCCCTGTTGTCCGATGACATCAGAATGGCAGAAATGGAGATgagcgatgatgatgatttcacACCCCCCGAGCCAGCTGTAATTGAGGAGGACGAGGccgagctggagctgcagaaacaactggagaagcagaggaagctgAGGCAAAAGCAGCTCCTCAAAGACTCTGGGGAGAAGGTGGCAGAGCAGATCAAAGAGCTTGATAAAGGCGAGAGTGACAATGATCCTGAAAGGAAGAACAACATTGTTTTCAACGCAACCTCAGAGTTCTGCAGAACTCTGGGAGATATTCCAACTTATGGACTGTCCGGTAACAGAGAGGACCAAGAAGAAATTATGGACTTcgaacaggaggaagagaaggatgATGCTGGAGGCTCGGACTCAgaaattgatgaaaatattGGATGGAGCACAGTTAACTTGGATGAGGAGATAAAACAACCCGACTTCGCCACAGCCTCTGCCACCATTTTAGATGAAGAGCCCATTGTCAACTCCGGCCTTGCTGCTGCCTTGCATTTGTGCAAGAACAAAGGTCTGCTGGACACTCAAATGCAGAAGGTGGCCCGCGTCAAAGCAACAAAGGGCGCCCTGCCCAATGACAACTACTGCATCGAGGACAAAATGGGCTTTGATGACAAGTACAGTCGCCGAGAAGAATACAGAGGCTTCACACAAGATTTCAAGGAGAAGGATAAGTACAGGCCTGATGTCAAGATTGAGTATGTGGACGAGTCTGGGCGGAGACTCACTCCAAAAGAAGCTTTCCGGCAACTTTCTCACCGATTCCACGGGAAAGGGTCTGGAAAGATGAagacggagaggaggatgaagaaacTTGAGGAGGAGGCCCTGCTGAAGAAGATGAGCAGCAGTGACACTCCTCTGGGGACCGTGGCTCTGCTtcaagagaaacagaaatctcagaaaacACCATATATTGTGCTAAGTGGGAGTGGGAAAAGTATGAACGCAAACACCATCACTAAATAA